AATTCGTGGGGGCGGCAATGAGCCCCCACGAATTTGCGACAAAAATGGGTCTCAGTATAGTTCCTCTCCTGACTCCCCATCTTTATAAGCAAAAGTACTATCTTGTACAAATATTATCCTAACATCTAAACATTGCTTCTTTGGATCTTTTTGAATATCAGAAGTATACTCAAGAGATGTCATCCGTGATGCCCTGGAAAATAAGGCACTTGAGTCGATTATGGTTTTAACTACTGCTGCTTTTTACTTCACTGAGGGAGTTAGTATCGAACTTTTTGATTAGAAAAAAAATTTAGCTTACCCACTCAAAACGCAAAAGAGCCAAAGAAATGGGATTGTCGGTAACACGTGATATGTCCTAATTAACCTAGGCAAAACAATTGTCAGAGATACCCTTTTACGCTACTTTGGCCTCAGATAGAACAGCCAATGATGGACTTGTACAGACCTTGCATAATTTACTCAAACCCGCACCTTTTTTCGAACTTTCTAGAAACTTAAAGTCTTGGGTGTTTCTCTTTACCATGGTCAGCTCTACTCTAGGTATATATTGGGGACTTTTTCTTTCGCCAGCAGATTACCGTCAAGGAGAAATGGTACGCATGATGTATATCCATGTGCCAGCCTCATGGTTGGCTCTTGGCATCTACACGCTGATGGCAGGGTTAAGCGCTATCCATCTTATTTGGAGAAATCCATTTGCAAGTCTGATTGTGAAAGCCGCTGCGCCGATTGGCATTTGTTTTGCACTTTTGAGTTTGATCACTGGATCACTGTGGGGCAAACCAACTTGGGGTGCCTGGTGGGTTTGGGATGCAAGGCTAACCAGCATGTTGATTCTCTTTTTTCTCTATGCCGGTTATCTGTTGCTGGTTCAGTCCTTTGAAAACACCTACTATGGCCAGCAAATGGGAAGTATATTGTTACTTGTGGGCGTGCTCAATATCCCCATCATCAAGTTTTCTGTCAACTGGTGGTACACGCTGCATCAGCCCGCAAGCCTTTTAAAATGGGGCAAACCTGCGATTCATAACAGTATGCTGGTACCGCTGATGCTCATGCTGGTTGCTTTTATAGGATATTTCCTGCTGGTACTCATCATAAGAGTTGAGAAAGAATGGGCGCAGCAGAGACGAAAATCTCTACAAATCCGGATTGTGCAGGGCATTCAATGACTGCAATGGATTATATAGGACTCGGATACGCTGCTAGCTTGTTTGTACTTGGCACACTTTTGCTGATCAGTTGGCGACAAAAATCTAAAGCCGCACAAGAATTGATACAACTTGAGAAGGAACATCCTTCCTCAAAAACATAAAATATTCTAATGAAACAAAAAACACAAAGATTGTGGTTTGTTATCATTGGAGCTCTCTCGATAAGTCTTGCTTTGTTTATTGTGCTGAGGACCTTAGAGGATAATATTGTCTACTTTTACACACCCAGTGACGTGCAAGTAAAATCAAGTCAAATCAAGCCTGGACAGCGCATTCGTGTCGGTGGTTATGTAGTCAGGGGAAGCATAACCCACACACAAGACCATAGTGCCTTAGAATTTGTCATCACGGACCATAAAAATCTCCTTCGTGTTTATTATAAAGGGGCCCTTCCTAATTTATTTGCTGAAGATCAGGGGGTTGTTGCCGAAGGAATATTGACCCTTCAAAACAAACTAATCGCTGACCGGATTCTTGCCAAGCATGATGAGAATTACCGACCCCCGGGAGCTTCATTATGAACATGGACTGTGGGTTTTATGGCGTGGTTCTGGCAGTGGTTTGTGCAGGGCTTCAGGGGTTGTTTTGTTAAAGGGTTCCTTTTTCAAACAACAAAAGTGGGGCGCACTCATAGAAACCTGCGCGATATTACAGTGCCTAGCTACAGGTTCAGCTCTGATACGCCTTATAACTCTCTACATTAATTCAGACACTTCAGTCGTCAATGTTGCTCTGAATTCACAAATGCAGCTTCCAG
The sequence above is drawn from the Pseudomonadota bacterium genome and encodes:
- a CDS encoding heme ABC transporter permease; this encodes MSEIPFYATLASDRTANDGLVQTLHNLLKPAPFFELSRNLKSWVFLFTMVSSTLGIYWGLFLSPADYRQGEMVRMMYIHVPASWLALGIYTLMAGLSAIHLIWRNPFASLIVKAAAPIGICFALLSLITGSLWGKPTWGAWWVWDARLTSMLILFFLYAGYLLLVQSFENTYYGQQMGSILLLVGVLNIPIIKFSVNWWYTLHQPASLLKWGKPAIHNSMLVPLMLMLVAFIGYFLLVLIIRVEKEWAQQRRKSLQIRIVQGIQ
- the ccmD gene encoding heme exporter protein CcmD codes for the protein MTAMDYIGLGYAASLFVLGTLLLISWRQKSKAAQELIQLEKEHPSSKT
- the ccmE gene encoding cytochrome c maturation protein CcmE, with product MKQKTQRLWFVIIGALSISLALFIVLRTLEDNIVYFYTPSDVQVKSSQIKPGQRIRVGGYVVRGSITHTQDHSALEFVITDHKNLLRVYYKGALPNLFAEDQGVVAEGILTLQNKLIADRILAKHDENYRPPGASL